One part of the Vidua chalybeata isolate OUT-0048 chromosome 11, bVidCha1 merged haplotype, whole genome shotgun sequence genome encodes these proteins:
- the LOC128793638 gene encoding uncharacterized protein LOC128793638 translates to MAVAAARTPCSDQLPAAALFIIVWFHLAGSWIVPQPKENVWVTLAKSIGQEQLCMAMGGVGNPLSTCLVGVPLSENDFPFTVMKPNPADSLGSWIRTLLQAPQEPQELDLLGSTRAHLCIRFYTKAPQGKIEYNIKEVTPTDKRYINEWCNYTSLILIKSYPYPKELPRGVFLICGDRVWAGIPSKIKGGPCSLGRLTTLTPNKTQIMDWKRGSQSARQKRSYGEFGPNCDSEIYDWGKGKRVAASIFLPWYAAAKALGEISHLGCWMSKQANATSAALSDLLAEEETTRHATLQNRAAIDFLLLAHGHSCEDFEGMCCFNLSSKSTSIQASIQRIQALVKDLKTETGAVDAVNKIFSQWGVPGWAIPIVKGLVWVLIIIFLISVALTIFKKLLTRTMGNVFLINQKGGVVGGVPALPWEATSI, encoded by the coding sequence ATGGCAGTtgcagcagccagaacaccctgcagtgaccagcttcctgcagcagcacttttcaTCATCGTGTGGTTtcacctggcaggaagctggatcgtaccacagcccaaagagaacgtctgggtcacgctggcaaagtccATCGGGCAGGAACAACTCTGCATGGCCATGGGAGGTGTAGGCAACCCGTTGTCTACATGCCTGGTGGGAGTCCCCCTGTCGGAAAATGATTTTCCATTCACAGTGATGAAACCCAACCCGGCGGACTCCTTGGGGAGTTGGATAAGGACACTACTgcaggcaccacaggaaccccaggaattggacctACTGGGGTCCACGAGGGCTCATTTATGCATTAGATTCTACACTAAGGCCCCTCAAGGAAAAATAGAGTATAACATCAAAGAGGTTACACCAACTGATAAAAGATATATTAATGAGTGGTGCAACTATACTAGCCTGATTCTGATCAAGTCCTACCCATACCCTAAGGAGCTCCCTCGGGGTGTGTTTTTgatctgtggggacagggtgtgggctgggatcccctctaAGATCAAAgggggtccctgtagccttggcagGCTTACTACCCTAAcccccaacaaaacacaaattatggattggaaaaggggaagTCAATCGGCACGCCAAAAAAGATCTTATGGAGAATTCGGCCCAAATTGCGACTCGGAAATTTATGATTGGGGCAAAGGAAAGAGGGTCGCTGCATCCATCTTTTTACCGTGGTATGCGgcagcaaaggccctcggtgagatttctcacctggggtgttggatgagtaagcaggccaacgctACTTCTGCCGCCTTATCAGATCTCTTGGCGGAAGAAGAGACCACCAGGCATGCCACCTTACAAAATAGAGCGGCCATCGACTTTctgctgctcgcccatggccacagTTGCGAGGACtttgaggggatgtgctgcttcaatttGTCAtcgaagagcacatccatccaagccagCATCCAGCGGATCCAGGCGTTAGTGAaggacttaaagactgaaactggGGCTGTGGACGCTGTGAACAAGATCTTTTCTcaatggggtgttcctgggtgggccattccaattgttaaaggtttagtttgggttttaatcataattttcttaatttctgttgcgttaaccatctttaagaaattgttaactaggacaatgggaaatgtttttttaataaaccaaaaagggggagttgtgggaggggtccccgccctcccttgggaggcaacttcaatatag